The following coding sequences are from one Capsicum annuum cultivar UCD-10X-F1 chromosome 3, UCD10Xv1.1, whole genome shotgun sequence window:
- the LOC107855956 gene encoding uncharacterized protein LOC107855956, which produces MRKSKEMACLFTAISSNILTRIMSLQSAKEAWDYLKTEYEEDERIRGMQVMNLVREFKMQRMKESETIKEYSDRFLNLANRIRLLGSTSNDPGIVEKILVTVPEKFEATITALENTKDLSKITLAVLLSAFQAQEQ; this is translated from the coding sequence ATGAGGAAATCAAAGGAAATGGCATGCTTATTTACTGCAATTTCATCTAATATCTTAACTCGTATCATGTCTCTGCAATCAGCGAAAGAGGCATGGGATTATCTCAAGACTgagtatgaagaagatgaaaggATTCGAGGGATGCAAGTGATGAATCTGGTACGTGAGTTTAAGATGCAAAGGATGAAAGAAAGTGAAACCATAAAGGAGTACTCTGACAGATTTCTTAATTTAGCAAATCGCATCAGATTGTTGGGTTCCACTTCCAATGATCCAGGGATCGTTGAAAAAATCCTAGTAACGGTACCTGAAAAATTTGAAGCTACCATAACAGCCTTAGAAAATACTAAGGACTTGTCTAAGATCACACTTGCAGTGCTCTTAAGTGCTTTTCAAGCGCAAGAGCAATAA